Proteins from one Gossypium raimondii isolate GPD5lz chromosome 8, ASM2569854v1, whole genome shotgun sequence genomic window:
- the LOC128042845 gene encoding uncharacterized protein LOC128042845, producing MAFQVLGCQYDQNHVQYSAAFAVQPKFPWDIDLPDWNPLIFPQSCEVRGTNIMSSTSTCDENGEKFDDTQVILLQEWDDKTKRQLQYSDFNWLPEELNKVEHGCFPSILDPIIQKIKDTRRDIIENSKLGNCAAYPTLVMFYATIKEMNEVKEVKDFDISRLRIWRNAICDALQINMEVQFAKQHLINIAYAYFASKKVDPEIYAEKEQLQEKLGQISTKIQLYKECQSKAKIFSDKPLNTGLFGEHRPEMQQETSYSAAVAQHEDQHWS from the exons ATGGCTTTCCAGGTATTGGGTTGTCAATACGATCAGAATCATGTGCAGTACTCTGCTGCTTTTGCCGTCCAG CCCAAGTTCCCTTGGGATATCGATCTACCTGACTGG AATCCATTAATCTTCCCGCAGTCTTGCGAAGTCCGGGGGACTAACATTATGAGTTCAACAAGTACTTGTGATGAGAATGGAGAAAAGTTTGATGATACGCAAGTGATACTTCTCCAGGAATGGGATGATAAAACCAAAAGACAATTACAATATTCAGACTTCAATTGGTTGCCAGAGGAATTGAACAAAGTGGAGCACGGTTGCTTTCCTTCTATTCTGGATCCTATAATTCAGAAAATAAAGGATACACGTAGGGATATTATAGAAAACAGCAAACTCGGCAACTGTGCAGCTTATCCTACGCTTGTCATGTTCTATGCCACGATAAAGGAGATGAATGAGGTGAAAGAGGTAAAGGATTTTGACATATCTAGGTTGAGAATTTGGAGAAATGCAATCTGTGATGCTCTGCAGATCAATATGGAGGTTCAATTTGCAAAGCAGCACTTGATCAACATTGCTTATGCTTATTTTGCTTCAAAGAAAGTTGATCCAGAAATTTATGCTGAAAAAGAACAATTACAGGAGAAGTTAGGGCAGATATCTACGAAGATTCAACTTTATAAAGAGTGTCAATCTAAAGCCAAAATTTTCAGTGACAAGCCTCTTAACACGGGTCTTTTTGGTGAGCATCGGCCTGAAATGCAACAAGAGACCAGCTACAGTGCAGCAGTAGCTCAACATGAAGATCAGCATTGGAGTTGA